The Oncorhynchus mykiss isolate Arlee chromosome 10, USDA_OmykA_1.1, whole genome shotgun sequence nucleotide sequence TCATTTAGAGAAAAGTTCAAATTGCCTcccaattttttttaaaggcccATATTGATACAGAAACACTAAATAATTATTTACATTCGTTAAGGATAAGTTGATTGTCAAAGTCAAGAAAAATGTTAAGGTTTGAATAAACCACCTATGTATATTCAAACATATGCTTCCGGGGTCAAAGTGACCCCAGTTGGTAGCTTGAGATTTAAcatatgtattaatttgtaaatTCATTATTTCATTGATTAATTAATTCACTTTCCAGTTCACAGAGCCATCTTCAATACACAGGCAAGCCCAATAAACAACTTCTGAGTAAACATGTCTGTactgaatactcagggagaaaaaggtgtagattcacgcgcAGAGCGCTGCAGGGGATTTTTTCGCCTTCGCTAAAGGCAGGgatcgtggtcacaggcaggcaacGGTCAtaaacaggcaggtgaatcaaaactagggCTGAAGGCcataactggttctcacaaacgagctaggaaaagACTGATGAGACCAGGcgagtaactaacacaggtgaaatgcatcatctgcacatctatcactccagtgttaatttgctaaattgtaattacttcgctactatggcctatgtattgccttaccgccttactccatttgcactcactgaatatagatttttttcattgttattgactgtgtttgtttatcccatgtgtaaccctgtgtttttgtcgcactgctttgctttatcttggccaggtcgcagttgtaaatgagaacttgttctcaactggcctacctggttaaataaagttgggaaaaataataataatctatgaacaaaaatgaaagacagggctaagttcaagaacacaacgaaacagggctacgttcaagaacacaacaaAATAGGACACTaggttgacaaaaaaaaaaaaaatacagaaccttacaatGTCCTTCAAATTGTAGGCTACAGTCTGTGGTACAGgctgtttagagggacagcattGGCTGTGCTCATGCTATGTTTGATTAAATATCTTTCTAGCCATTCAGCGTACACTTAGGCAGCTGGCTTTTCACTGGACCGAAGTGAAGTATTGTTGGGATCTCATTTGCACTCAACCTCAAAAGACGCTGTAGCCAAATAAGAAGTCTAAATTGATGCTGTTTCACAAATACTGTTGTGTCCAATCCATGGGGACGTGGTCAGGGCACTGACCTATCCTAAAGTGGGGTTGTTGTTGCCAGGGGCTGCGGCTTAGATTACAATAAATGGTCCAGTAATGGATTTCACAATGACCtgtacaacctctctctctctctctaccgtctgaactcctcactctctctctcccttatctagAGCTGGATGTCTTTGGGGTGGCTCTGTACTCCATGCTGACCCTCATGTCTGCAATGTCCCTGCTACTATACCtggaggagtgtgtgtttatCTATAGAAAAGTCCCGTCTCCCAAGAAGACAACTATTATGTGGGTAAATGGAGCTGCACCGGTAAGAACTAAGCTCCCTGTTTTCAGTAGCCATCACCatagacagtaccagtcaaaagtttggacacacctactcattccagggtttttctttattcttacaattttctacattgtagaataacagtgaagatatcaaaaactatgaaataacacacgtggaataatgtagtaaccaaaaaagtgttaaacaaatcaaaatatattttatacttgagatttttcaaagtagccactctttgccttgatgacaactttttCAAGATGTAAATGAGAATGGCTGtcattctgtgttcatatttttggTCATGACTATTTGATGTTGTAGTTATATGAATTAGAACCGTGTGGACGGTGAATAGATGGCTGAACGTATCattcgattaaggcagcccccccacacctctctgattcagaggggtcgggttaaatgtggaagacacatttcagttgaatgcattcagttgtacaactgactaggtttccccctttccctttcctttccatttctgtctctgtttcaggTCATTGCTACCATGGCTTGTTTTGGTATGTGGATCCCAAGGGCAACCATGTTTACAGATATGGCCTCTAATTCGTAAGTTTCCTCTCACCAACACAGTACTTActgctctctccccccttctgtctctctttttctctctctctcttgttcttgttttctctctctctttttttctctttctctctttatctttctcgctctctctttctcttctctctctctctctctttctcttctctctctctctctctttctctttcacatacTCTCCTATAAAGGCAAACACATGTGTACTATACTTTACTATAGAGATGCAGTGCTCTTCCTCCTGTAATAATGAGCTGACAGGGAACTATAGCAAGTAGCACTGACATAAAGCAGAGGCTTTTTAATGAATGCACTCTTTGACCACAGTTTAATCCGTTTCTTAATCATTACGCCGTGTCAGTGTATGGGAAAGATCAGAGATCAGACCACATCCACAGAAATACGGTAAATGACACAAGCAAACACAAACTTTTTTTGGGACACAAACAAAAGTTGAATGGGCAGACTAACTGGTTTTGAAGGTTGGTCACACACTCGTTATGTGTGTACATAGCCCTTTGAcgtattccacatgttgttgttgttatagctTGAAAACAAAATGGATCAAAAAAGATATATCCTCAACCAGTCTGTGGTACAGgttgtttagagggacagcattGGCTGTGCTCACGCTATGTTTGATTAAATCTCTTTCTGCCCATTTTCAAATGTCCATGTGTAGGCTACAGATGTGAATATTTGGTTTCTCCACAGTCATCTTCTGTCCTCAGAAGTAGCATGATGGAACATTTAATATGAATGACAAATTACCTTTCATCCTTTACATTCAGGTTGCATCTCTTTAAGAGTAATTTACGTTTCTGCAGATAGCCTTGATCTCAGTCCATATTAGCCATTCAGGGTACACTTAGGCAGCTGGCTTTTCACTGGACCGAAGTGAAGTATTGTTGGGATCTCATTTGCACTCAACCTCAAAAGAAGCTGTAGCTAAATAAGAAGTCTAAATTGATGCTGTTTCACAAATACTGTTGTGTCCAATCCTTGGGGACATGGTCAGGGCACTGACCTATGCTAAAGTGGGGTTGTTAATTGAGATCGAACATCTCTtttagcatggtgaagttattaattacactttggatggtgtatcaatacacttagtcactacaaagatacaggcgtactgcctaactcagttgccggagaggaaggaaacagctcagggatttcaccatgaggccaatggtgactttaaaacagttacaacgTTTAATAGTAGGATGGATCAACGACATtgtaagaatttgttgttaactgattgcctagttaaatgaaattAAGATAAATAAAAagattgtagtgactccacaatactaaccaaaatgacaaagtgaaaagaaggaagcctgttcagaataaaaatattccagaacacgcatcctgtttgcaataaggcactaatgtgatactgcaaaacatgtgtcctgaatagaaagtgttatgtttggggaaaatccaatacaacaaatcactgagtaccactctccatatttgcaagcatagtggtggctacatcatgttatgtgtatgcttgtaatcgttaagtacttgtgagtttttcaggataaagaataaatggaatggagttaAGCATacgcaaaatcctagaggaaaacctggtttattctgctttatttattattattaatattacgTAGTAAATCTGCTGAACAATACATCATATAGCCTCAGAAATAGTGACATATTATTGATacgggtttgaatactttctgtaggcaCTGTATCTTCCAAGTAAACACTCTTCTTTTCTCTATAGGTACTTTGCAGTGGTGGTATATAAGGTCTTAATTCTGCTGATAGAGGAGAGTGGGGGTAGCGAGACCTTTCTGAAGCGCAATTACAAGAAAACCTTCAAGATCAGTACAGgaccatgctgctgctgctgtccttGCCTGCCCCGCGTTCTGGTCACACGGTAACCAGTGGCACACCAGAGTCGGTCATCAAACAGCACTATCTTAGCCAAACTGGTTTGGTTATGATGATAATTATTATTATGAAGACATGTAAAATTGTCACATTTACTTTATCTTTCAACATAAATCAGGTCACATGATGTCACATGCTCAGGTCACTCTTGCGCCAGATGATTCTTTGTGTTGGGTAATGTATACAGTGGTAAAAACATGTTAATAACTCTGGGCTGTTTTCATTCAGGCGTATGTTATTCCTGCTGAAGCTGGGGGCTCTTCAGTATGCTATCTTAAAGACACTTCTCTCAATCCTCTCCATAATATTGTGGACCAACGGCAACTTTGATATTTCTGATGCAAGTAATAAACTTCCTTCTTGTGAAAATCCTGTCAGCAAAAAGAAACACACCCTCTACACCTTACGTTTCCAACCGAGTCTGGTGGCATGCCATGTAGGTCCACTATGCATAACCTACCCTCTTTGACCTTTCTCCACGTCTCAATGTTTAGCTTGAGATCACAAACACGGCGAGTTGGATCAACCCATTTCTAGGGGTTCTCACCATCATCTCCCTTTGGTCTGTCGCCATCATGTTCATGAACACATGCAACACACTGCGTAGCGTCAGGATCATACCTAAGTATGCCATGTACCAGGTGAGTCCGACCTTACTGCACCAACCAGCTAGTCAAGGAACTGCTTTCTTCTAAGTGCCATTGATGAGAATACATAATCTGCTGTCATTTACTTAGTCCTTGACCTTGGCTTTCTGGAATGTTTTGTCTGATTGGGTCTGGCAGTGTCCGTTCCTACATCCTAATATTCAATGTATCTTCATGAAGCCACTGGTCATGTGTCCATAGCTGGTGCTGGTGCTCAGTCAGCTGCAGACGGCCATTATTAACGTCCTGGCCTTGGATGGAACCATTGCCTGCTCCCCGCCCTTCTCCTCTAGAGCCCGTGGCACCAGTAAGTGACAAAACAGGGCCAAACGAGAGCCATTACTTGATCAATATGACGTCTGTGTCCTCCAACCCTGTCtggtgtgtgtctatctgtctgtctgcagtgtTGAGTCAGCAGCTAATGATTGTGGAGATGTTCATCATCACCCTGGTCACCCGGGCATTGTACCGCCGCACTTATGATCCACTGCCCTCCGACCCCCACGAGACTGACAACGACCAGAACACCAATATCAGCCCACAGGCACCACAGTGGGAGCATGCTGCCTGAGAGATTGTGGTGgagtgaatagagagagagagagagagagagagtgtgtgtgtgtgtgtgtgtgtgtgtgtgtgtgtgtgtgtgtgtgtgtgtgtgtgtgtgtgtgcgcgcgcgcgcgcgtggttgcgtgcttatgtgtgtgtgtgtgagagtgtatcAACAGGCTTTAATAACCTCACTATATAATCTCGCAAATATTaatttacagtagctaggtttcgaACCTGTTGGGACAGATTTTCATTTGAATATTCTAAAATATGCAGTAATCAAATATGTGAATTTTCCCAcaagagatgtgtttccatcaaaatGACTTGTAGATAAAAGTATTTGCATTATGACATAGTGCTACTGGTGCACATACAAATGACTTTTGCGGGTAAATTCCCATATACCgaataaaaaaatacaagttaaatgggtttccatcgcgttttcaactctactgatggctTTGTCACAAAGCCacaaaaatgttttgtcacaaaaaaataTTGTGTTATTTAGCGATTGTGCCCACTCTAGTATTGATTGGCACGttcgctctagccaacagctcgttCGGGTATAGCCTAAaaaatgagattattatggacaaaagaacgagattatttttatttgtcaactggcagtcaagcatcgatcatcatgtcaccagaataagacccccGATATTTATTGGAacggagcatcaagctcatcactttAGGCTTTcaccacagacagagacacagaccagacAAGGTTGGAGGGCATTTCGGTAGAATgcgttcagttgtgcaactgacttggTATCCCCTTTCTTCTTTTTCACCCTGTGAAATTCATCCTAAATGATTTCATCTGTAACCTAATTAACTTCATACCTTCCCGAGTCATAGTGGTAGGACCACACATCATGTCATCGCGTGACTTCAAATGTACTTCTATATTATGGTTAGTATATCAATATTTGAGAATAAAAGCGTTTAAAGCGACATTTCTAGCATAAGGAATTTTACCGATATTAGAAAATCCTACCTTGCCTAGTATATTAAGTTTAGTTGAAATGTGGAAAGTTTACCAACAAATGTTCTGTttcccatcaggcctgtcattacattttttatccgacatgtacattactcgcataaaaaggttggatggaaacctggttactaTTGTTGTATTTTTATATGACTTTTGTCTTGATTGTGTCCTATATTCTGCTGTTGTAGTTTTTGGTTAATCCTGTAGGCCTATAACATAGGCTACAGTAATTCTATCTTAAAAGTTTAGTTGTATTATGCTGAATATAACGTTAGGACATATACCTCCAACAACAACATATCTGTCCCATCCATATTGCCTCAGCTCTTAGCACGGCTATGTGGAGTTGGATATGTGAGGGTTTTGGAAATACGTTTATAAACCAAAATGTGTTAAATAGTTGgataaaatgtgtattttgtatTCATATCAATAAATATAGTGTATTACATCTTTATGCAAATGATTGTGTGTTACGTTCAAATGATTACAATGCATTTCGCGCCATCTTATGGTATTGGAGTGATTTGCAAGTAGCCTGGGGGAAACAGGCACTTACATTTTCTTCAAGATATCTGTTTACCAAATAACATTTGGATTAATGCATTCTGCTTCTTACGAGATGAGTTGGAAGAACATCGGCTATTCCTAAACAGTGGCGCGGTATTGTTCATGCAATTGCATGTCCAGTTTGTCTGAACAAGAGCCCAGAAGGTATACATTACCAATAATTATATACCCTCATCTAAAGTCATAACAATAAATTCCCTCCAAATGGCAAGTTACAATGACGTTCCTGCTAGCTAGACGAAAGAGCACTTTGATGCCAACTGCCCCATGGCAAATTTGTATCATTCTGGTGAAGGGAGAGGTTCTGTCAGCCAATAAGGTTGCACGTCCTGCTGTCACGTGGGTCGgaattagacacacacacaccgtacttCCGAATGCATCAATGTAACATGGGGGGCTACTGTCAAAGGAGGGGATATCAGCATGTAACTTGTATTGAGTGTTTATATTTGTCGATGCAAGTAGACAGGGGGTTGTTTGGAAATCGTTCTTATGCCATCAACTGTACTCATATTTATGTGTGTTGACGGTTAGAAAGTGATTACTTGAAGCAATCATGAGGCTGTTCAACTTTCTACTAAAAGATGTAACATCGAAAATAGAATATTATTCGAGGTTCTCTCCCTCGCCGATGTCTATCAAGCAGTTTCTGGACTTTGGTGAGTATAAAAATAAATACTCCAAGAGTTTAAATGTCATGGACACAGGGTTGCCATTTGATTGAAAAAAATAACTGATGGCTTTATTTAACGAACGGGTGTATATGGAAAACGTTTACCATTTCCTAACGGAAGCCAACATAGCCAAACGAGAGTTTATATTGGACTAATTCAAGTAGGTCCCTCTCCGTTTCGTTTGCTTcagtttaagaaacgtttttcaacagagtcggcggaatgaatacacctcaGGTGTTGTGGTTAGTGTGCGATAAGAACATTACTGTGTTTACGCGATATATGGGACAGCGGCATTTCATATTTAAAACGCGTACTTTCCCAATAATGCCTGAGTGTGGCTTTGATAAACAGTAGATAGTTACATCAGCTGCCACCTCCATTTAAGTAATGTGACATCAGTCTCACAGAGGCCTTGATACATTTCCACTGTCTGTCATTCTAGAGTTTGTATGTTGGTGTAGAGATGGATGGCTTCAGTCTCTCAGTAAGCCACGTGCTCTGTGAGAGTAAGTGTCTTAAGTTTCGAGAACAAACTGTGCCAGCTGAACTGTCTAAGGTCAACCCGaaagctctctgtctgtccactcGAAACTTTTGGCTCACAGCTGCACAACACTGTTCGTAGCAGCAGCTCATTATAAATAGCTCCATGTCGTTCTGCCTCTCAATATGAACTGGCCACTGACCTATTGCTGCATGTGTGGCAGCCATATTCATAGAGTAACTGGCAATAATATTGgaagctcatttactgcatttctttacaataatttttaaaaaaaatgctatTTGCAGAACAGGAAAACACAGCCTTTATCACCTTGGCCGCTGTaggttcattcacctcagtcgatCTACAAACACATGGCCTATTAACTATACAATTGTAATGTTATACCTCTGAAAGGGGAGAGTTATGACAAATGATTCACACTGATACATATGACATTTATAGAACTGTATTGTTTGCATTTTGATTACAGATGTTCATGTTATGTTCATATTAAAACACATATTTCTTTCTTTAAGTTCCTAACTTGTTTGATAAGATTAGTACAGATTTTCTTTTCCCAGGGGAATGGGTCCCCCGACCGCAAGTTTTGTAGCCACtgtactaatctctctctctctctgcttgcttcctctctctcttgtctcctctgcttcctctctctcttgtctcctctgcttcctctctctcttgtctcctctgcttcctcctgCATCCATTGCAGCCTGCCTCAGCCTCGCCAATAACAAAGTTATTAGGAGAACTTAGTAGCGTATTATCTGCTAGTGCTGAGAGGCTCTGTTTAATGTTAACCAGATATAAGGATGAAGTAAGAGTAATACTAGCCAGAGACATTCAACGTTGCTGCAATAAAAGCCTCTGGCGGTTGACATGGGCTATCTATAAATGACTCTTTGCCAGTTGTGCACTCATTCTCATAGTCAGTTTTTGTTGGTTTGGGGGATGTTTGTAGATATGGCAAGAGTCCCGCGGCGGTTTTAAAATGTCCTTTTGTCCGGCATCTCACAAACGCACAGTCAGCAGCGTCTTCAGTTGCCTACTTGAGCCGACTGCGAGCTCGGGGAGTTTGTTTCACGTCACAGGCCCACTGCCTGTATTGCGAGAGGACAGAGTTAGATCAAGAATATAAGCGTTGTGATCAACGCTGGGAGCAATATTTAGATTTTGTTTTtcccaggtaagttgactgagcacacgttctcatttacagcaacgacctggggaataggtacaggtggatgaatgagccaattggaagctggggataattaggtggccatgatggtatgagggccagattgggaatttaaccaggacaccagggttaacacccctactcttacaataagtgccatgggatctttagtgaccacagagagtcagaacacctgttcaacgtcccatccgaaagacggcaccctacgcatggcaatgtccccaatcactgccctggggcattgggatattttatttttagaccagaggaaagagtgcttcCTACtgtccctccaacaccacttccagtagCATCAGGGACTGACcaagaccaaccctgcttagcttcagaagcaagccagaaGTGGGATGCAGTGTGATAAGCTGCTGACTAAATGTTGACCAGTTCTTAATTTTCAAATTAGAAAACATTGCAGAGGTCCAGGCCTCAGTGTCCTCATATGTACTTATGGCCATGGTCTTGGACTAATACAAACCTCCGTCAGTGGTTTTGTCACAAACCTCCATCAAATGAGGCAGACGTGGGAAGCTCCAAGAATTCAGG carries:
- the LOC110534065 gene encoding organic solute transporter subunit alpha isoform X1; this encodes MEEALNSTVHPTCLQENPLAVDIIKQLDVFGVALYSMLTLMSAMSLLLYLEECVFIYRKVPSPKKTTIMWVNGAAPVIATMACFGMWIPRATMFTDMASNSYFAVVVYKVLILLIEESGGSETFLKRNYKKTFKISTGPCCCCCPCLPRVLVTRRMLFLLKLGALQYAILKTLLSILSIILWTNGNFDISDLEITNTASWINPFLGVLTIISLWSVAIMFMNTCNTLRSVRIIPKYAMYQLVLVLSQLQTAIINVLALDGTIACSPPFSSRARGTMLSQQLMIVEMFIITLVTRALYRRTYDPLPSDPHETDNDQNTNISPQAPQWEHAA
- the LOC110534065 gene encoding organic solute transporter subunit alpha isoform X2 produces the protein MLTLMSAMSLLLYLEECVFIYRKVPSPKKTTIMWVNGAAPVIATMACFGMWIPRATMFTDMASNSYFAVVVYKVLILLIEESGGSETFLKRNYKKTFKISTGPCCCCCPCLPRVLVTRRMLFLLKLGALQYAILKTLLSILSIILWTNGNFDISDLEITNTASWINPFLGVLTIISLWSVAIMFMNTCNTLRSVRIIPKYAMYQLVLVLSQLQTAIINVLALDGTIACSPPFSSRARGTMLSQQLMIVEMFIITLVTRALYRRTYDPLPSDPHETDNDQNTNISPQAPQWEHAA